One Paenibacillus riograndensis SBR5 DNA segment encodes these proteins:
- a CDS encoding STM4013/SEN3800 family hydrolase has product MTDMNAVVGSHDLLMITLDTLRYDAAVLEEANCPNLCGTGSWEKRHTPGSFTYAAHHAFFGGFLPTPATTDKSRHVRLFHSRNTGMKTHPDTWLFDTPDVVSGLAAAGYRTLCIGGVIFFSKKVPLARVLPGYFQHSYWRMTFGVTNPRSTEHQVNHALKLLKDTPLDQRLFLFLNVSAIHGPNHYFVPGARKDSIDTQRAALRYVDGELGRLFGAFRERGNPVFCLAFSDHGEAFGEDGYHGHRLAHETVWNVPYREFFL; this is encoded by the coding sequence ATGACAGACATGAATGCTGTTGTCGGCAGCCACGATCTGCTGATGATTACACTCGACACGCTCCGCTATGATGCTGCGGTTCTGGAGGAAGCGAACTGCCCCAATCTGTGCGGGACCGGTTCCTGGGAAAAAAGGCATACCCCCGGGAGCTTCACCTATGCCGCGCATCATGCCTTTTTCGGCGGTTTTTTGCCTACCCCGGCTACCACGGACAAATCCCGGCATGTGAGGCTGTTCCACTCGCGGAACACCGGGATGAAGACCCATCCCGACACCTGGCTGTTTGATACGCCGGATGTTGTGTCAGGGCTTGCCGCTGCCGGTTATCGGACCCTTTGCATTGGGGGCGTGATTTTTTTTAGCAAAAAAGTACCGCTCGCCCGGGTCCTGCCGGGCTATTTCCAGCACAGCTACTGGCGGATGACGTTCGGGGTCACGAATCCCCGGTCCACAGAACATCAGGTGAACCATGCCCTGAAGCTGCTGAAGGACACCCCGCTGGATCAGAGGCTGTTCCTGTTTCTGAATGTCTCGGCGATCCACGGGCCGAATCACTATTTTGTGCCGGGTGCTCGCAAAGATTCCATAGACACCCAGCGCGCTGCGCTGCGTTATGTCGACGGCGAGCTGGGCCGGCTGTTCGGGGCCTTTCGTGAACGCGGCAATCCGGTCTTTTGCCTGGCTTTTTCAGATCATGGCGAGGCTTTCGGCGAAGATGGCTACCATGGACACAGGCTGGCGCATGAAACCGTGTGGAATGTCCCTTACCGGGAGTTTTTCCTTTAG
- a CDS encoding PTS fructose transporter subunit IIABC produces MKITDLLVKETMIMNLQAVSKEAAIDELIASLAASGRINDPVLFKKKILEREAQSSTGIGGGIAMPHAKTRAVNEPTVVFAKSAAGVDFASLDEEPAKLFFMIAAPEGAGNMHMRTLAALSRLLIESDFIEALMNAGTPDEVVALFDAKQAEAEAKAKAEEAANAASAGGTKQEAPERVIVGNPASQSFVVAVTACPTGIAHTYMAEDALKKKAKEMGVNIRVETNGSEGAQNVLTADEIARASGVIIAADKNVEMARFAGKPVLQRPVSDGIRKPEELITKAVKGEAPIYRSEGRGGDEAPAVKSGSIGSRIYKDLMNGISHMLPFVVGGGILLAISFLIEQVASVDNPIVKLLQTIGGGDGAFHFLIPILAGFIALSIGDRPALMPGMVGGYMALNSNAGFLGGLAAGFLAGYVVILLRKTFAGLPKTLDGLKPILLYPVFSLLITGGIMFYLFDPVFSWINEGLIDGLNHLGTGNAVLLGLILGGMMAIDMGGPFNKAAYTFAIGVFTSSGNTNGLMMAAVMAGGMVPPLAIALATTFFKHKFTETERKSGLTNYVLGLSFITEGAIPFAAADPLRVLTSCIIGSAVAGGLTQLWNLNVPAPHGGIFVAALSSNALLFILAVLIGSVISGLTLGLWKKPLKTG; encoded by the coding sequence ATGAAAATTACTGATCTGTTGGTAAAAGAAACGATGATCATGAATCTTCAGGCGGTGTCCAAGGAAGCGGCGATTGATGAACTGATCGCCAGCCTTGCGGCCAGCGGCCGGATTAATGATCCCGTTTTGTTCAAGAAAAAGATTCTGGAACGCGAAGCGCAGTCCAGCACCGGTATCGGCGGGGGAATCGCCATGCCGCATGCCAAAACCAGAGCTGTCAACGAACCGACTGTTGTATTTGCCAAAAGCGCAGCGGGCGTAGACTTTGCCTCTCTGGACGAAGAGCCTGCAAAGCTGTTCTTCATGATTGCCGCACCTGAGGGAGCGGGGAATATGCACATGCGCACATTGGCTGCGTTGTCGAGGCTGCTTATTGAAAGCGACTTCATCGAAGCATTGATGAATGCCGGGACACCGGATGAGGTGGTGGCTTTGTTTGATGCCAAACAGGCTGAAGCTGAAGCTAAGGCGAAGGCAGAGGAAGCAGCCAATGCAGCCAGCGCCGGCGGAACCAAACAGGAGGCACCCGAACGTGTGATTGTGGGCAACCCGGCTTCCCAGAGCTTCGTCGTTGCCGTAACTGCTTGTCCTACAGGGATTGCCCATACCTATATGGCGGAAGATGCACTGAAGAAAAAAGCCAAGGAAATGGGCGTCAATATCCGCGTCGAGACGAATGGTTCAGAAGGTGCCCAGAATGTGCTGACCGCGGACGAAATCGCCCGGGCGAGCGGCGTGATCATCGCTGCGGACAAAAATGTGGAGATGGCCCGCTTCGCCGGCAAGCCGGTGCTGCAAAGACCGGTAAGTGACGGCATCCGCAAGCCTGAAGAGCTGATCACCAAAGCGGTGAAGGGGGAAGCCCCGATTTACCGCAGCGAAGGGCGCGGCGGCGATGAGGCTCCGGCAGTCAAATCGGGCAGCATCGGCAGCCGAATCTACAAGGATCTGATGAACGGCATCTCGCACATGCTGCCGTTCGTAGTCGGCGGCGGGATCCTGCTGGCGATCTCCTTCCTGATTGAACAGGTGGCGAGTGTGGATAATCCGATCGTCAAGCTGCTTCAGACCATTGGCGGCGGCGACGGCGCCTTCCACTTCCTGATTCCGATCCTGGCCGGCTTCATCGCGCTCAGCATCGGTGACCGTCCGGCCCTGATGCCGGGTATGGTCGGCGGGTATATGGCCCTTAATTCCAACGCCGGCTTCCTTGGCGGTCTGGCTGCCGGGTTCCTGGCCGGTTATGTGGTCATCCTGCTCCGCAAAACGTTTGCCGGTCTGCCCAAGACACTGGACGGACTGAAGCCGATCCTGCTCTATCCCGTATTCAGCCTGCTGATTACCGGCGGGATTATGTTCTACCTGTTCGATCCGGTGTTCAGCTGGATTAATGAAGGTCTGATCGACGGGCTCAACCACCTGGGAACAGGCAATGCCGTTCTGCTGGGATTGATTCTTGGTGGAATGATGGCTATTGATATGGGGGGGCCGTTCAACAAAGCCGCTTACACGTTTGCCATCGGCGTATTTACCTCCAGCGGCAACACCAACGGACTGATGATGGCGGCAGTAATGGCCGGAGGTATGGTTCCTCCGCTGGCCATCGCACTGGCTACTACGTTCTTCAAGCATAAGTTCACCGAAACGGAACGCAAATCAGGCCTGACCAACTATGTGCTCGGATTGTCGTTTATTACCGAAGGGGCGATTCCCTTTGCTGCTGCCGACCCGCTGCGTGTCCTGACTTCCTGCATCATAGGTTCAGCCGTTGCAGGCGGCCTGACCCAGCTGTGGAATCTCAACGTTCCCGCACCGCACGGCGGTATCTTCGTGGCTGCGCTCTCCAGCAATGCCTTGCTGTTCATCCTTGCCGTGCTGATCGGCTCTGTCATCTCCGGTCTGACACTCGGCCTCTGGAAGAAGCCGCTCAAGACCGGCTGA
- a CDS encoding DeoR/GlpR family DNA-binding transcription regulator, with product MFEEERKRSIVQFVERHTRASVQELSQDLGVSESTVRRDLKELEEARLLKRTHGGAVSLQSVNFEAAFPDKADRFLEEKQRIARKAVEMIQEGDAILLDGGTTTLQIARALKTFSNLKVITNSMIALNELKDCRNIEVSITGGMLRPDTLAFVGPMTERSLEMVRVDKAFIGTNGLDIHEGITTPNMLEAATKRKMISVAKQAILLADHSKIGQVSFCKVGDLQEIDHCILDTGAPEGFIRGLEGLDLDYTLV from the coding sequence ATGTTTGAAGAAGAACGCAAAAGGAGCATCGTCCAGTTTGTCGAAAGGCATACCCGGGCGTCCGTACAGGAGCTTAGCCAGGATCTGGGCGTGTCTGAATCCACCGTCCGCCGCGATTTGAAGGAGCTTGAAGAAGCACGGCTGCTGAAACGCACGCACGGCGGAGCGGTTTCGCTGCAGAGTGTGAATTTTGAAGCGGCGTTTCCGGACAAAGCCGACCGGTTTCTTGAAGAGAAGCAGCGGATCGCCCGCAAGGCTGTAGAGATGATTCAGGAAGGTGACGCCATCCTCCTGGATGGAGGAACCACAACACTGCAGATCGCCAGAGCATTGAAGACGTTCTCGAACCTTAAGGTCATCACCAATTCCATGATTGCGTTGAATGAGCTGAAGGATTGCCGCAATATCGAGGTTTCGATCACCGGAGGGATGCTGCGGCCGGATACACTTGCTTTTGTCGGGCCGATGACGGAGCGTTCGCTGGAAATGGTCCGGGTAGACAAAGCTTTTATCGGGACGAACGGGCTGGATATACATGAAGGCATCACCACACCGAACATGCTGGAAGCCGCTACCAAACGCAAAATGATTTCTGTCGCCAAGCAGGCTATCCTGCTGGCTGACCACAGCAAGATTGGCCAGGTGTCTTTTTGCAAAGTGGGTGACCTGCAGGAAATCGATCACTGCATTCTGGATACAGGGGCACCTGAAGGCTTCATTCGCGGGCTGGAAGGCCTGGACCTCGACTATACCTTGGTGTGA
- a CDS encoding STM4012 family radical SAM protein: MTSTQPPLHLRDDGRTPFPSEDVTQWREHITADPYRNYLYSYPHKTAYRDLNPPVPLEPLWREEPAESFFLYMHIPFCGARCGFCNLFTLPDKRAEVHTVYVDALERQARQWAAFTGGKPFARFAIGGGTPSLLAPAQLRRLFRIAEDIMGLDPASASISVETSPETLTEDKLNILKEHTVDRVSMGIQSFVAAESAAIYRPQNPDEVYRALELLKLYDFPVLNLDLIYGLPGQTVDSWLYSLEQAVNHEPEEIFIYPLYTRDHTIVKPEDIRRQTDIRHECYRAAQQLLAEHGYTQYSMRRFARATAGTHKSIIDYSCQEEGMVGLGCGARSYTRNVHYASRYGVSRKATESIIADYVAAERYDTADYGIVLSLEEQKRRYILKAVLHSEGLKLADYSGRFGSSLWRDHPELGLLLQSGLGREEEGRLRLTPEGLGYSDSIGDWFISGEIREQMERFVLP, encoded by the coding sequence ATGACGTCAACACAGCCTCCCCTGCATCTCCGCGATGACGGAAGAACACCATTCCCTTCGGAGGACGTTACGCAGTGGAGAGAACACATTACCGCTGATCCTTACCGCAACTATCTATATTCCTATCCGCACAAAACCGCTTACCGCGACCTTAATCCGCCGGTTCCGCTGGAGCCGCTTTGGCGGGAGGAGCCTGCGGAGAGCTTTTTTCTGTATATGCACATTCCTTTTTGCGGCGCGCGCTGCGGCTTCTGCAACCTGTTCACCCTGCCTGACAAGCGGGCGGAGGTGCATACCGTGTATGTGGATGCTTTGGAGCGCCAGGCCAGGCAGTGGGCAGCATTCACCGGCGGCAAGCCGTTTGCAAGGTTCGCCATCGGGGGCGGCACCCCCAGCTTGCTTGCTCCAGCACAGCTCCGCAGGCTGTTCCGGATTGCTGAGGATATCATGGGTTTGGACCCGGCCTCGGCTTCGATCTCGGTAGAAACCTCTCCCGAGACGCTGACAGAGGACAAGCTGAATATCCTGAAGGAGCATACCGTGGACCGGGTCAGCATGGGCATCCAGAGCTTTGTCGCTGCCGAGTCGGCAGCCATTTACCGCCCGCAGAATCCCGATGAGGTATACCGGGCGCTGGAGCTGCTGAAGCTGTATGATTTTCCTGTTCTGAATCTGGATCTGATCTACGGTCTCCCGGGTCAGACTGTAGACTCCTGGCTGTATTCCCTGGAGCAGGCGGTTAACCATGAGCCGGAGGAAATTTTTATTTATCCGCTGTATACGCGTGATCATACGATCGTGAAACCGGAGGATATCCGGCGGCAGACGGACATCCGCCATGAATGTTATAGGGCTGCGCAACAGCTTTTGGCAGAGCATGGCTACACTCAATATTCCATGCGCCGCTTTGCCAGGGCAACCGCCGGAACGCACAAATCAATCATAGATTACAGTTGCCAGGAGGAAGGGATGGTAGGCTTGGGCTGCGGAGCCAGATCCTATACCCGGAATGTGCATTATGCGTCCCGTTACGGAGTCAGCCGCAAGGCTACGGAGAGCATTATCGCCGATTACGTTGCGGCTGAACGCTACGACACGGCAGATTATGGCATTGTGTTAAGCCTGGAAGAGCAGAAGCGGCGGTATATTCTGAAGGCGGTTCTGCACAGCGAAGGACTGAAGCTGGCGGACTACAGCGGGCGGTTTGGATCTTCCCTGTGGAGGGATCACCCGGAGCTGGGGCTGCTGCTGCAGAGCGGCCTGGGCAGGGAAGAAGAAGGCAGATTGCGCTTGACCCCGGAAGGCCTCGGCTACTCTGATTCAATCGGCGACTGGTTTATTTCAGGCGAAATCAGGGAACAGATGGAAAGGTTTGTTTTGCCATGA
- a CDS encoding STM4014 family protein, whose translation MKETRPLIVIGIPGDKRTGGIQQARSRLGLPPAVILPYTGLLAGRTLAELLEAAGYPQRTAASCAGPSAPLLRLDSPGGSFEVERALITLGAPDAGDCSDALHPFGQRPDPFPLSCRTAGRLQDMPGVLHHPSQWFRGYCRLLARLRKDAALLLPDSRWLNDPQDIADMTDKRRTQQLLAAAGVRIPRPLSAEQTLEDYSSIREQMIRQRMHRVFIKLACGSAASGVIAYQVNPSTGAEIAVTTVGVENYITRPPIYYNSGKLRRYTDSRTIAGLINWLCRHGAYAEQWIPKTGAEGASLDIRQLVVLGEACHSIARVSTTPITNLHLRSRRMSPAAAGLSVETQEQVRKTAVRALAAFPGSCVAGIDVLVSAGSQLTYAADVNPFGDLLYDVEYQGFGTYEWELKQLIKEGHL comes from the coding sequence ATGAAGGAGACCCGGCCGCTGATCGTCATCGGCATTCCCGGTGACAAGCGGACTGGCGGAATTCAACAGGCCAGAAGCCGTTTGGGGCTGCCGCCGGCGGTCATTCTGCCGTATACCGGCCTGCTGGCCGGCCGGACGCTGGCCGAGCTGCTGGAGGCGGCGGGGTACCCGCAGCGGACAGCAGCCTCTTGCGCCGGACCGTCCGCGCCGCTGCTCCGGCTGGACTCGCCGGGCGGCAGCTTTGAGGTAGAGCGGGCCTTAATTACGCTCGGAGCGCCGGATGCCGGGGATTGCAGTGATGCCCTGCATCCCTTTGGGCAGAGGCCTGATCCGTTTCCGCTAAGCTGCAGAACCGCCGGCAGGCTTCAGGACATGCCCGGTGTGCTGCATCATCCTTCCCAGTGGTTTCGCGGCTACTGCCGCCTGCTGGCCAGGCTTCGGAAGGACGCGGCTCTCCTTCTGCCGGATTCGCGGTGGCTGAATGATCCGCAGGATATCGCGGATATGACCGACAAACGGCGTACCCAGCAGCTTCTGGCCGCTGCGGGTGTCAGAATTCCGCGTCCGCTTAGCGCAGAGCAGACACTTGAAGACTACAGCTCCATCCGTGAACAGATGATCCGACAGCGGATGCACCGGGTTTTTATTAAGCTGGCCTGCGGGTCCGCTGCTTCCGGTGTCATTGCCTACCAGGTGAATCCGTCCACCGGGGCAGAGATTGCGGTGACTACCGTGGGGGTTGAGAATTATATTACCCGTCCCCCCATTTATTATAATTCCGGCAAGCTGCGGCGTTATACGGACAGCCGAACGATTGCCGGATTGATCAACTGGCTCTGCCGCCATGGGGCATATGCCGAGCAGTGGATTCCCAAAACAGGTGCAGAAGGTGCTTCGCTTGACATCCGCCAGCTGGTGGTACTGGGCGAAGCCTGCCACTCCATTGCCCGGGTAAGCACCACACCGATCACCAATCTTCATCTGCGCAGCCGCCGGATGTCCCCGGCAGCGGCCGGGCTTTCCGTGGAGACTCAGGAACAGGTGCGGAAGACGGCGGTCCGGGCGCTGGCGGCTTTTCCCGGATCATGTGTTGCAGGTATAGATGTGCTGGTATCCGCAGGCTCTCAACTAACCTATGCCGCGGATGTCAATCCTTTTGGAGATCTGCTCTATGACGTAGAGTATCAAGGATTTGGCACCTATGAATGGGAACTGAAGCAACTCATAAAGGAAGGACACTTATGA
- the pfkB gene encoding 1-phosphofructokinase — MIYTVTLNPSIDYIVEVEDLTLGGLNRMQRDLKLPGGKGINVSRVLNQLGVSNTATGFLGGFTGRYIGQWLDEEQISSDFVTVAEDTRINIKLKAAEETEINGTGPVIREEEAEALLAKLEALQAGDILVLSGSAPPSLGGSFYSRLIAECKSKKAEFVIDTTGQALKDALAQEPLLVKPNHHELAELFGVSIGSRDEIITYGRRLMESGARYVLVSMAGEGALFISDQGVYCANAPKGQVKNSVGAGDSMIAGFVGTLSLTGDVLEAFRTGVASGSATAFSDDLADRALIGQLKSQIQIEQL; from the coding sequence ATGATCTATACTGTAACGCTTAATCCTTCCATCGATTATATCGTGGAAGTTGAAGATTTGACGCTCGGCGGTTTAAACCGGATGCAACGCGATCTCAAGCTCCCCGGCGGCAAAGGAATCAATGTCTCCCGTGTGCTGAACCAGCTTGGAGTAAGCAATACCGCAACTGGCTTCCTGGGGGGCTTTACCGGAAGATATATCGGGCAATGGCTGGATGAAGAGCAAATCTCCAGTGATTTCGTAACGGTAGCCGAGGACACCCGGATTAACATCAAGCTGAAGGCTGCTGAGGAAACGGAAATTAACGGAACCGGACCTGTGATCCGTGAGGAGGAGGCGGAAGCTTTACTGGCTAAGCTTGAAGCGCTGCAGGCCGGAGATATTCTGGTTTTGTCGGGAAGCGCTCCGCCTTCGCTGGGCGGAAGCTTCTACAGCAGGCTGATTGCGGAATGCAAAAGCAAAAAGGCTGAGTTTGTAATCGACACAACAGGTCAGGCCTTGAAGGATGCGCTGGCTCAGGAGCCGCTGCTGGTAAAACCCAATCATCATGAGCTGGCAGAGCTGTTCGGTGTCAGCATCGGCTCCAGAGATGAGATTATTACCTACGGCCGCAGATTGATGGAATCAGGTGCACGATATGTTCTGGTGTCTATGGCAGGTGAGGGTGCGCTTTTCATTTCGGATCAGGGTGTGTACTGTGCCAATGCACCCAAGGGTCAGGTGAAGAACTCGGTAGGAGCGGGGGACTCCATGATTGCCGGATTCGTCGGTACACTGTCTCTTACCGGTGATGTGCTGGAGGCCTTCCGGACAGGCGTGGCTTCAGGCAGTGCAACGGCCTTCTCGGATGATCTCGCGGACAGAGCGCTTATCGGGCAGCTGAAGAGCCAGATTCAGATTGAACAGCTATAA
- a CDS encoding STM4015 family protein, with protein sequence MSEVKLAIGYDEFEDGQRIETAIESLSASPEAASLSSLIIGDWGQAYENSSEDVVKALVKHSASFPALRKLFIGEMGYEECEISWITQSDLSPLLPAFPELQSLTIQGGNGLSLSKLQHDKLEELIIITGGLGKAVLAQIAASELPNLRKLELYLGVEDYGFDGSLADLIPLMEPGKFPKLTYLALKNSEIQDEIAIAVADAPILDQLDTLDLSMGTLSDEGAEVLLASERIKSLKALNLSHHYMSDEMLARWQSSGLPADVSDRQTTDDDEDWRYPSITE encoded by the coding sequence ATGTCGGAAGTAAAGCTTGCGATTGGGTACGATGAATTTGAGGATGGCCAGCGGATAGAAACAGCGATTGAAAGCTTAAGCGCAAGTCCCGAAGCTGCATCGCTGAGCAGCCTTATTATCGGAGACTGGGGCCAGGCATATGAGAACAGCTCGGAGGATGTTGTAAAAGCGCTCGTAAAACACAGCGCCAGCTTTCCGGCGCTCCGCAAGCTGTTCATCGGTGAGATGGGCTATGAGGAATGTGAGATTTCGTGGATTACGCAAAGTGATCTTTCTCCGCTGCTGCCGGCTTTTCCGGAGCTTCAATCGCTGACGATTCAGGGCGGGAACGGGCTGAGCCTGAGTAAGCTGCAGCATGACAAGCTGGAAGAACTAATTATTATTACCGGGGGACTGGGCAAAGCCGTTCTGGCCCAAATCGCGGCTTCTGAGCTGCCGAATCTGCGCAAGCTGGAGCTGTACCTTGGTGTGGAGGATTATGGTTTTGACGGCAGCCTTGCAGATCTTATTCCGCTTATGGAGCCGGGGAAATTCCCCAAGCTTACATACCTTGCCCTGAAAAACAGCGAAATCCAGGATGAAATTGCCATAGCGGTTGCTGATGCCCCTATTCTGGACCAGCTGGATACACTAGACTTGTCCATGGGAACGCTTAGTGACGAAGGTGCGGAGGTGCTTCTGGCCAGCGAGCGGATCAAAAGCTTGAAGGCGCTGAACCTCAGCCATCACTATATGTCTGATGAAATGCTTGCGCGCTGGCAGAGCAGCGGCTTGCCTGCCGATGTCAGCGACCGCCAGACCACCGATGATGACGAAGACTGGCGGTACCCTTCTATTACAGAGTGA
- a CDS encoding general stress protein, giving the protein MTILVVGIFEHPSDAALAIEAVREQGVKPKQISVVTKQKNTLKRISHDTGIGRTESGEGNEGLFGTAKALGVGLEMLPDTAVAAGPAARKLAGADLEGDGLAVSLISIGIPQEDAEIYARHAGKEHIIVIVTLEEKQNQQAVSTLFEQHHAIPPGSP; this is encoded by the coding sequence ATGACGATACTGGTTGTGGGGATTTTTGAACATCCGAGCGACGCTGCATTGGCGATTGAGGCTGTCCGGGAACAGGGAGTCAAGCCGAAGCAGATCTCGGTGGTGACGAAGCAAAAGAATACGCTGAAGAGGATCAGCCACGACACGGGGATTGGCCGGACAGAATCCGGCGAGGGGAATGAAGGCTTGTTCGGAACCGCCAAAGCGCTGGGAGTCGGACTGGAAATGCTGCCTGATACAGCTGTAGCGGCCGGTCCGGCAGCCCGGAAGCTGGCGGGAGCCGATCTGGAAGGGGATGGTCTCGCCGTCAGTCTGATCAGCATCGGAATTCCGCAGGAGGATGCGGAAATCTACGCCCGCCATGCCGGCAAGGAACATATTATTGTCATTGTAACCCTGGAAGAAAAGCAGAACCAGCAAGCGGTAAGCACCTTGTTTGAACAGCATCACGCCATTCCGCCAGGCTCTCCCTGA